The window GGCACTTCCAGCCGAAAGGCATAATAGGGCTCAAGCAGGATGCTCTGCGCCTGCATCAGTCCCTGTCGCACGGCGCGGTAGGTCGCCTGCCGGAAGTCGCCGCCCTCGGTGTGCTTGAGATGAGCACGCCCAGCCAGCAGCGTAATTTTCATGTCAGTGATCGGCGCGCCGGTGAGCACGCCCACGTGGGTCTTTTCGGCCAGATGGGTCAAAATCAGCCGCTGCCAGTTGACATCCAGTTCATCGGTGCTGCAACGGGTCGCGTACTGCATGCCGCTGCCCCGCTCACCAGGTTCGAGCAGCAGATGGGTTTCGGCGTAATGCCGCAGCGGCTCGAAATGGCCGACGCCCAGCACGGGCGCGACGATGGTTTCTTTATAGACGATGTTGCCGCTGTCAAAGGATACCGCCAGACCAAACCGCTCCTGCATGCGCTGGGTGAGCACTTCGAGCTGTACCTCACCCATGAGCTGCACATGCAGTTCGCTCAGGGTTTCATTCCAGACCACGCGGAGCATAGGGTCCTCATCCTCGAGCTGCCGCAGATGACCCAGCATGGTATGCGCGTCGCAGCCGTCGGGCAGCACCACGCGATAGGTCAGCACCGGTTCGAGCACCGGCGCGACACCCATGGATTCCTCCCCCAGCCCCTGGCCGGGATGGGTCTGCGTCAGGCCGGTCACGGCGCAGACCGTGCCCGCCGGCGCTTCGTTTACGGTTTGATACTTGACGCCCGAGTAGATGCGGATTTGGTTGACCTTTTCACCCGTGTCCCCGACGGTATCCTTGACCCGCAGCACGCCGCCCGTTACCTTGAGATAGGTCAGGCGGTTTCCCTGCTCGTCCCGCGCGATTTTGAACACCCGCGCGCCAAACGCGTCCGGGTAGACCGGTTGGGGGCCAAACCGCGCCAGACCGTCCAGCAGGGCGTCGATGCCGTCCAGCCGCAAAGCAGCGCCGAAATAACAGGGAAACAGCCGCCGCGCCGCCACCAGGCGGACGATGTCGTTTTCGTTAACACTTCCGCGCTCTAAATACTGCTCGAGCAGGACTTCGTCACACATGGCGATGTTCTCGTCCCGCGCGCTAGTTTCCACGTCGACGCTGCAATCGACGCAGCCGTCCGACAGACGGGTACGCAGTTCCTCCAGCCGCGCGGCGCGGTCGCTCCCCGCCAAATCCATCTTGTTGACAAACAGAAACGTCGGGATATGATGCCGCTCGAGCAGCCGCCACAGCGTCTGGGTGTGGCCCTGCACCCCATCGGTCCCGCTCACGACCAGCACGGCCGCGTCCAGCACTTGCAGCGTGCGCTCGGTCTCGGCCGAAAAATCCACATGCCCGGGCGTATCCAGCAGCGTAAAGGCCGTATCCCCATAGGTAAATTCGGCCTGCTTGGCCAGAATGGTGATGCCGCGCGCCCGTTCCAGGGAATCGGTATCCAAAAAAGCGTCACCATGGTCCACACGTCCCAGCTTGCGCACCGACCCGGCCTGATATAAAAGGCCCTCGGACAGCGTGGTTTTGCCCGCGTCCACATGGGCCAAAATTCCAATGACCATTTTTTTCATCATTTCAAAATCCTTGTTCGTATTTGGGTCTATTATATCAAAAAAACTGCGAAACTGCAAAAAAAGACGGACGCATTCACGTCCGTCCCTCTTTTCCCAGCCGTCGATAGACCGTCCGGTACATGGTGCAAAAACAAGCCAGTCCCCCCACAAAATTGCTGACCGGCTCAGCTAAAAACACACCGGTCACGCCCAGCCCGGCCACATGGGGCAAAATCAGCGTGAGCGGCACCACGATGACCACCTTGCGTAGCAGCGAAAAGAAGACCGCCTGTTTGGACCGTCCCAGGGCGACAAACACCGACTGCCCGGCAAATTGCAAAGACATCATAAAGTAGCCGAAAAAGTACAGGTGCAGGGCCGGTTTGGCTGCTTCCATCAAAGACGGGCTGTCGTTAAAGAGCAGAATGAACCCGGTCGGGAAGAAAAACAGCACCGCCCAAATGAGCGTCGTGTATCCAATGCCCGATAAAACGGTAAACCGGATGGCCTGCCGCACCCGGTCATAGGTTTGGGCGCCATAATTGTAGCCAATAACCGGTTGCGCGCCGTTGGTCAGGCCGCTAACCGGCATTTGCACGACTTCCCGAATGGACATCAAAACGGTCATGACGCCGACATACAGGTCGCCGCCAAAGGTTTGGAGCGTGGTATTGCAGGCGATCTGCACCAGGCCGTTGGTGCCGAGGGCGATGAAGTTGGACAATCCCAAACCGGTAATTTTGGCGATCCGTCCACTGTTCCATCGAAAAGTCCGCGGCTGCAACCGCAAAATGGCTTTGGGTCCCGTGAGAAATCGCAGCACCCAAACCGCCGATGCCGCCTGCGCCAGCACGGTCGCTAGCGCGGCGCCCTGAACGCCCATATCCAGCCCAAAGATGAGCAGCGGGTCGAGCACCAGATTGATAACCGCGCCCAGCGAGACCGTGAGCATCCCGGTCCCGGCAAAGCCCTGGGAATTGATGAAATAGTTCATGCCTAGGGAAATCATCACAAAGACGGTCCCCAGCAGGTAAATGCGCAGGTATCCAGCCGCATACGGCAGCGTATCGGCACTGGCGCCAAACAGGCGCAAAATGGGATGCAGAAACACTTCGCCTGCCACGGTCAGGATGAGGCCGGTGCCCACCAGCAAGACAAAGGAGGTATTTTGTACCTTAGTCGCTTCCTCCAATTCGCCCTGTCCGCGCTCAATCGAGCACAGCGGTGCGCCGCCCATGCCGAACAGGCCGGAAAACGCCGAAATGACCGCGATAACCGGCATACAAAGTCCCACACCGGTGAGCGGCAGCATGGTGCTGCCAATGTGACCGATAAACACGCGGTCCACGACGTTATATAGTACATTGACCAGCTGTGCGAGCATCAGCGGCACGGCCAGCCGCAGGATATTTCCCGAAATGCTGCCGCGTGAAAAATCATTTTGAACCGCCATGCTGTGCCTCCTATTTTTCCATGTGTTTAAATTCCCGGGCCACGAAGATCGCAGCCAGCACGGCCGCAATAAAGTCGGCAATGGGCGCCGAATACATGACGCCGTCAATGCCCAGGAACATCGGCAAAATCACAATCAGCGGCAG of the Intestinibacillus sp. Marseille-P6563 genome contains:
- a CDS encoding translation factor GTPase family protein, with amino-acid sequence MKKMVIGILAHVDAGKTTLSEGLLYQAGSVRKLGRVDHGDAFLDTDSLERARGITILAKQAEFTYGDTAFTLLDTPGHVDFSAETERTLQVLDAAVLVVSGTDGVQGHTQTLWRLLERHHIPTFLFVNKMDLAGSDRAARLEELRTRLSDGCVDCSVDVETSARDENIAMCDEVLLEQYLERGSVNENDIVRLVAARRLFPCYFGAALRLDGIDALLDGLARFGPQPVYPDAFGARVFKIARDEQGNRLTYLKVTGGVLRVKDTVGDTGEKVNQIRIYSGVKYQTVNEAPAGTVCAVTGLTQTHPGQGLGEESMGVAPVLEPVLTYRVVLPDGCDAHTMLGHLRQLEDEDPMLRVVWNETLSELHVQLMGEVQLEVLTQRMQERFGLAVSFDSGNIVYKETIVAPVLGVGHFEPLRHYAETHLLLEPGERGSGMQYATRCSTDELDVNWQRLILTHLAEKTHVGVLTGAPITDMKITLLAGRAHLKHTEGGDFRQATYRAVRQGLMQAQSILLEPYYAFRLEVPAENVGRAMTDIQRMSGSFEPPETVGEEAVLTGTAPVATMRGYWTEVTAYTKGRGRLICTLAGYEPCHNADEVVAASGYDPERDVDNPPDSVFCAHGAGYNVKWNEVPAHQHVDPGVRLEEPEEPEVQAPRPPSSRPAVDDKELEEIFVRTYGPIKNRGFDAFRSAKKRKEAPEGEYLTRIRPDDYLLVDGYNIIFAWDELTSIAKGDLPAARAMLLNILSNFQGVRKCHLIVVFDAYKVKGGVRSVEKDGNIDVVYTKEAETADMYIEKASYDLSRRHRVRVATSDALEQMIILGHGAERLSAQDLKWEVEQANEQIAALIAHFAAQMGKAPL
- a CDS encoding MATE family efflux transporter; its protein translation is MAVQNDFSRGSISGNILRLAVPLMLAQLVNVLYNVVDRVFIGHIGSTMLPLTGVGLCMPVIAVISAFSGLFGMGGAPLCSIERGQGELEEATKVQNTSFVLLVGTGLILTVAGEVFLHPILRLFGASADTLPYAAGYLRIYLLGTVFVMISLGMNYFINSQGFAGTGMLTVSLGAVINLVLDPLLIFGLDMGVQGAALATVLAQAASAVWVLRFLTGPKAILRLQPRTFRWNSGRIAKITGLGLSNFIALGTNGLVQIACNTTLQTFGGDLYVGVMTVLMSIREVVQMPVSGLTNGAQPVIGYNYGAQTYDRVRQAIRFTVLSGIGYTTLIWAVLFFFPTGFILLFNDSPSLMEAAKPALHLYFFGYFMMSLQFAGQSVFVALGRSKQAVFFSLLRKVVIVVPLTLILPHVAGLGVTGVFLAEPVSNFVGGLACFCTMYRTVYRRLGKEGRT